A genomic stretch from Cydia amplana chromosome 1, ilCydAmpl1.1, whole genome shotgun sequence includes:
- the LOC134652518 gene encoding ras-like protein 2, giving the protein MSRPGDRPNQAQTYKLVVVGGGGVGKSAITIQFIQSYFVTDYDPTIEDSYTKQCVIDDIPAKLDILDTAGQEEFSAMREQYMRSGEGFLLVFSVAEHSSFDELYKFHKQILRVKDRDEFPMLMVGNKADLEAQRVVSLEEAQALSRQLKVPYIECSAKARMNVDQAFHELVRLVRRFQEAERVHIKAEHGRKSRKCAIL; this is encoded by the exons ATGTCTCGGCCAGGAGATAGACCTAATCAAGCGCAGACGTATAAACTAGTCGTCGTGGGGGGTGGTGGTGTTGGAAAAAGTGCTATCACTATACAATTTATCCAG agctATTTCGTGACCGACTACGACCCCACGATTGAAGACAGCTACACGAAGCAATGCGTGATAGACGATATTCCCGCGAAATTGGACA TTCTGGACACGGCGGGTCAGGAGGAGTTCTCCGCCATGCGCGAACAATACATGCGCTCGGGCGAGGGGTTCCTCCTCGTGTTCTCAGTGGCCGAACACTCCAGCTTCGACGAGCTCTACAAGTTCCACAAGCAGATCCTCCGGGTCAAGGACCGGGACGAGTTCCCCATGCTCATGGTGGGGAATAAAGCTGATTTGGAGGCGCAGAGAGTG GTATCACTAGAGGAGGCCCAAGCCCTCTCCCGCCAGCTCAAAGTCCCATACATCGAGTGCAGCGCCAAGGCCCGCATGAACGTCGACCAGGCCTTCCATGAGCTCGTGCGCCTCGTCCGCCGGTTCCAGGAGGCCGAGAGAGTCCACATCAAGGCCGAACACGGCAGAAAGAGCAGAAAGTGCGCGATTTTGTAA
- the LOC134654693 gene encoding calcineurin-binding protein cabin-1-like, whose amino-acid sequence MIKIAALNDESEEESGSEEEVTKEALEQIALQQYAKALELQRKGNLKDATQLLKDLLDTELLYDVKKPAQGEKISGPLLNLKYLCYKNLATILSSSDVDAAIDCYCAASELDDTDVTLWHRLGQLCMRGKRYELALHAFQRGADRNPRHWPCLDKIVTLLMGLDFHEECISAIYDALQLDPGYLRGLAYRKHIFTTYPYIKDFMEYLNPMYKWNEKDDDPIDEDEAKKLLKEAEEIHEIFIEQQRKQKHKYVLPHLKLQKPINNLTWKSVGESLIHMHQYISDNFYSHACFIDVIFKKEDKQEPMEVCEEPKKDEAPDKSEENAESDKNNEIVSENDNEMSDKDKAATDTEKVESDIENAATDPPTETQPEAKTQKKQPVRRRGSALSFLQQWEWCARTKRRSGRKKTTNKVDKLSDNIYDTLRRMVPPCLTSDNTEKKETRDPSPDVTDLDKLCDEKNQPEKKDSDYFGTEIENNDVQQFINKYLENKKDIIDILNDFLQILAGQWKVKWPEGLSTIFVECNKCYNNHIDVPACTGDNHDDLRHYTAVNILVEEFLVNEKLNINDSKDTHALDVIESIGMILTMNPHIFSGIDCLEYMLRYLWVRVHINLLNKCDELALDALYQLSFEFEAMGESSEKYSLQIINFTFKPIMNNDETAEYIKFLERNKKLSTVMELYDQGHYEEVLSIIIDSFEHCKTIARKQEEEMSLDFAVQLSLILDTYWALEKVNDCFKWSLTCLHEALKHYFRYTSGSEDYNKWTLAVVKILCCMEHILTTEGLVCLDTVSQKEISQGFEDLIRIIGHQVETNATEMPFGTIIPWIILHYILQREEDQGRVAVPNDGDKNDDDVPNPLMVLFIAHQQLGDRGWCCSSDRKLLYFILDTVVPRIRSPALAKSAEQLLQYMEQCVFCLFGHPSRKSKIKYLADHNVTPHSLDWHRAQQLYEIFRPPTLPELEGKVSAITADTEQLFHRILALLPSECDPHKYVPEIEKYIKGVETKLPTVPSLLPYKMKDIYFLLGDHYFKREEAKMAVKFNILDVIVNNDRLESWAQIALAKAMNLERLLNSCKNLNNEKEFLNPARSTIRCFKRSLQLDPEHCNLWIEYGMFVYIIHSFCSRALKQASESLSMDDFASLEKQKEDMLDTTQKCFTTVDDLNSATNEDKSDEDSWLYFYMLGKVAEKRNKPPAVYLDYYSKAVTMLQKTDAIYPLKINYNAPVHLCIEVLELHYRIHASILKYIEQHENKPIPSSVGKVFQACIDEWRKGPFSRKSAKDREDAAKESEKAEAKQNEPVLAANILKRSVSDAGEEDNLEAKRLKLEAAAAKVRRSASYDTERLNASKELTPTQNAETTSNVATETTKTVEEDVQMTEKKDESVNITSEQEKVSEVQKPQDKSEVPPVVEHTEEEKEKVDPDKKEETSSSSSSSSDSSSSDSTSDSSSSNSSRDSESSSKSANESKPLTEEETMKIINACLYALEDCASRFPPHYKAIYRLAHYHFYFKKGKNIERCRDLMLSTFTSSFGLSIGGLFSERRMTNFFNNIWKIPVIEVERAGGFAFHMNRCVLLTMEILKEIDDHKTLLDLSLQLQRIPEPDKRYLRDTDREELAQQAFSLSVQSLKGQVLKFSQQPDLKSNDIEQQALKSLMLDIYRSYQRTQKQSNSKQFVNLIIDAYKLITTIPITENTNLVDVSLKYCQSIARSSLKQLNNLDNLEKTQNAQKKQAAKMAAAAETSKAKEATNQSRSEPKVTTSVSMPLPAAGSGLPKMSQHEMAAAFQNYLPMLNDPMLSQQTAAALSLSYLSNALAGYTTLQNTLQNSLQNSLQNSFQAEFYRQFLGQSFSPYNVPPPVKKQKRGPKPKPNPLSNPLKTSHTSKSLSVFTTSLSKSVSTNTTSSIPKPVSSLHKPTPSNLPKSSSNLQKSTSAPLAPSMGTVLASLPASMTAGLSNYNPPPISSHSVPTQAHMSTASTVNTAIHAKPPQPHQQVSPGKTLQEKLAERQKNMPAMSKSTQNVSSQEINASISRLPSSLTITKTGVSKQAPQTVIQGKKPEAKKSLSFNETETRPKPTISSDEVIVLDDD is encoded by the coding sequence ATGATTAAAATAGCAGCATTAAACGATGAGTCTGAGGAAGAAAGTGGATCAGAAGAAGAAGTCACAAAAGAAGCCCTAGAACAAATAGCATTGCAACAATACGCAAAGGCTCTCGAGTTACAAAGAAAAGGCAATTTGAAGGACGCTACCCAACTACTCAAGGATCTCCTGGACACGGAGCTACTATATGATGTTAAGAAACCAGCACAAGGTGAGAAAATATCAGGTCCCTTGCTTAATTTAAAGTATTTATGTTATAAAAATCTTGCAACAATCTTGAGTAGTTCGGATGTAGACGCCGCCATTGATTGTTATTGTGCGGCCTCGGAACTTGACGATACAGACGTTACATTGTGGCACCGTCTTGGGCAACTGTGTATGCGTGGGAAGCGATACGAACTGGCCCTCCATGCTTTCCAACGCGGCGCCGACCGCAATCCACGCCACTGGCCTTGCCTCGAcaaaattgttactcttctgaTGGGCCTCGACTTTCATGAAGAATGTATATCAGCTATCTATGATGCCCTACAACTGGACCCGGGCTATCTCAGGGGTTTAGCCTACAGAAAACACATATTCACTACCTACCCATACATAAAAGATTTTATGGAATATCTTAACCCTATGTACAAATGGAATGAAAAAGATGATGACCCAATAGATGAAGATGAAGCGAAGAAACTCTTAAAGGAAGCAGAGGAGATACATGAGATATTCATAGAGCAGCAAAGAAAACAGAAGCACAAATATGTATTACCCCACTTAAAATTGCAAAAGCcaattaataatttaacatGGAAATCAGTTGGAGAATCTCTGATTCACATGCATCAATATATCTCAGACAATTTCTACAGTCATGCCTGTTTTATAgatgttatatttaaaaaagaagaTAAACAGGAACCTATGGAAGTATGTGAGGAACCAAAGAAAGATGAAGCTCCTGACAAATCTGAGGAAAATGCAGAAAGCGATAAAAACAATGAGATTGTGTCTGAGAATGACAATGAAATGTCAGATAAAGACAAGGCTGCTACTGATACAGAGAAAGTTGAGAGTGACATAGAGAATGCTGCTACAGATCCGCCTACTGAAACACAGCCTGAAGCTAAAACTCAGAAGAAACAGCCTGTGAGAAGACGAGGGAGTGCTCTTAGCTTCTTGCAACAATGGGAGTGGTGCGCGCGTACTAAACGGCGCTCTGGCAGAAAGAAGACAACCAACAAAGTGGACAAACTCAGTGATAATATCTATGATACATTAAGAAGAATGGTGCCACCCTGCCTGACTTCTGACAATACTGAGAAAAAAGAAACAAGGGACCCTTCTCCAGATGTTACAGACCTAGACAAGCTGTGTGATGAAAAAAATCAGCCTGAGAAAAAAGACAGTGATTATTTTGGCACTGAGATTGAAAATAATGATGTGCAACAATTCATTAACAAGTACCTTGAGAATAAGAAAGatataattgatattttaaatgacttTCTACAGATTTTAGCAGGACAATGGAAAGTAAAATGGCCTGAAGGTCTTTCAACTATATTTGTTGAATGTAATAAATGCTACAACAATCATATTGATGTGCCAGCTTGTACTGGAGATAACCATGATGACTTGAGACACTATACTGCAGTTAATATCTTGGTTGAGGAATTTCTAGTTAATGAAAAGTTGAATATAAATGACAGTAAAGACACACATGCTCTAGATGTGATTGAGTCTATCGGCATGATTCTTACTATGAATCCACATATTTTTTCAGGAATTGATTGTCTGGAATACATGTTGCGCTATCTTTGGGTCAGAGTGCatattaatttattgaataagtgTGATGAATTAGCTTTGGATGCATTGTATCAACTATCCTTTGAATTTGAAGCAATGGGGGAAAGCAGTGAGAAATATAGTCTTCAAATTATCAACTTTACCTTTAAACCAATCATGAACAATGATGAAACAGCAGAATATATAAAATTTttagaaagaaataaaaaactATCAACAGTTATGGAGTTATATGACCAAGGTCACTATGAAGAAGTATTGTCGATTATCATAGATTCATTTGAACATTGCAAGACTATAGCAAGGAAACAAGAAGAAGAGATGTCTTTAGATTTTGCTGTGCAACTATCTCTTATTTTGGACACATACTGGGCACTAGAAAAAGTAAATGATTGTTTTAAATGGTCTTTAACATGCTTACATGAGGCCTTAAAACACTATTTTCGGTATACATCAGGTTCAGAAGACTATAATAAGTGGACCCTTGCTGTAGTCAAAATACTCTGCTGTATGGAGCATATTCTGACTACAGAGGGATTGGTATGCCTAGATACAGTCAGTCAGAAAGAGATAAGTCAAGGATTCGAAGACCTTATCAGAATAATTGGGCATCAGGTTGAAACCAATGCAACAGAGATGCCTTTTGGAACAATCATTCCTTGGATTATACTGCATTATATTTTACAAAGAGAAGAAGATCAGGGACGAGTAGCAGTGCCCAATGATGGTGataaaaatgatgatgatgttccAAATCCTTTAATGGTATTATTTATTGCACATCAACAACTTGGCGACAGAGGCTGGTGCTGCAGTTCGGATAGGAAACTGCTGTACTTTATTTTAGATACAGTGGTACCGCGAATACGATCACCAGCTTTAGCAAAATCAGCAGAACAACTATTGCAGTACATGGAACAATGTGTCTTTTGCTTATTCGGCCATCCAAGTAGAAAGAGTAAGATTAAATATTTGGCAGACCATAACGTAACCCCACATTCATTAGATTGGCATAGAGCTCAGCAACTTTACGAAATATTTAGGCCTCCCACACTTCCCGAACTCGAGGGTAAGGTTTCAGCCATAACAGCTGACACAGAGCAACTCTTCCATCGTATATTGGCACTGCTGCCTTCAGAGTGCGATCCACATAAGTACGTCCCCGAAATCGAAAAATACATAAAAGGCGTTGAAACGAAACTGCCAACCGTACCCTCTCTCTTACCGTACAAGATGAAAGATATTTACTTTTTGTTGGGTGACCATTACTTTAAACGAGAAGAAGCCAAAATGGCAGTTAAGTTCAACATACTCGACGTTATAGTCAATAACGACCGTTTGGAGTCTTGGGCGCAAATAGCTCTGGCAAAAGCCATGAACTTGGAAAGGCTATTAAACTCCTGTAAGAATCTGAACAATGAAAAGGAATTTTTGAATCCAGCGCGATCGACGATAAGATGCTTCAAGCGTTCTTTGCAATTAGACCCCGAACATTGCAACTTGTGGATTGAATACGGAATGTTCGTATACATTATCCATTCATTTTgctctcgtgctttgaaacaaGCCAGCGAGTCTCTGAGCATGGATGATTTTGCGTCTCTTGAAAAGCAAAAAGAAGACATGTTGGACACTACGCAAAAATGTTTTACTACTGTAGATGATCTCAATAGTGCCACTAACGAGGATAAATCGGATGAGGATTCATGGCTTTACTTTTATATGTTGGGTAAAGTAGCCGAAAAACGGAACAAACCACCGGCTGTCTATTTGGATTATTATTCGAAAGCTGTAACAATGCTACAAAAGACGGATGCTATATACCCTCTCAAAATCAACTATAATGCGCCCGTGCATCTCTGCATTGAAGTTTTAGAATTGCACTACAGAATACACGCctcaattttaaaatatatcgaACAACACGAGAACAAACCCATTCCGTCTTCAGTTGGAAAAGTATTTCAGGCATGTATAGACGAATGGAGGAAGGGACCGTTCTCAAGAAAATCTGCAAAGGATCGAGAGGATGCGGCTAAAGAATCAGAAAAAGCTGAAGCAAAACAAAACGAACCGGTTCTTGCGGCTAATATACTCAAACGTTCTGTAAGTGACGCGGGCGAAGAAGATAACCTGGAAGCAAAACGGCTTAAGTTAGAGGCTGCGGCGGCAAAAGTTAGACGTTCTGCTTCTTATGATACTGAAAGACTTAATGCTAGTAAAGAACTTACCCCAACTCAAAATGCTGAAACAACATCGAATGTAGCGACTGAAACAACAAAAACTGTTGAAGAAGATGTGCAAATGACAGAGAAAAAAGATGAATCGGTTAATATAACTTCAGAACAGGAGAAAGTATCCGAGGTTCAGAAACCTCAAGACAAATCAGAAGTACCACCGGTAGTAGAACATAcagaagaagaaaaagaaaaagtaGACCCTGACAAGAAGGAAGAAACTAGTAGTTCATCATCTTCGTCGTCTGATTCCAGCTCAAGTGACTCCACGTCAGATAGCAGTAGCAGTAATTCAAGTAGAGATAGTGAATCATCTAGTAAATCTGCCAATGAGTCGAAGCCGCTAACAGAAGAAGAAACTATGAAAATCATTAATGCATGCTTATACGCACTAGAAGACTGCGCGAGCAGATTTCCTCCGCACTATAAAGCAATTTATCGATTGGCGCATTATCATTTCTATTTTAAGAAAGGGAAAAATATTGAGAGATGTCGAGATCTAATGCTATCTACTTTTACGTCGAGCTTTGGTTTATCGATCGGAGGGCTGTTTAGTGAGAGGAGAATGACGAATTTCTTCAACAATATTTGGAAGATTCCAGTGATAGAAGTTGAGAGAGCTGGGGGTTTCGCGTTCCATATGAACCGGTGTGTCCTGCTCACGATGGAAATATTAAAAGAGATAGACGACCATAAAACATTACTTGACTTGAGCTTGCAACTGCAGAGGATCCCTGAACCGGACAAAAGGTACTTGCGTGATACTGATAGGGAAGAACTAGCACAGCAAGCGTTCTCTCTGTCGGTACAATCTTTGAAAGGACAAGTTCTCAAGTTCAGTCAGCAGCCAGACTTGAAGAGCAACGACATCGAACAGCAGGCGCTGAAAAGCCTCATGCTCGACATTTACAGATCCTACCAAAGAACGCAGAAACAGTCAAATTCCAAGCAGTTCGTCAATTTAATCATTGACGCTTACAAACTTATCACGACAATTCCTATTACAGAAAACACTAATCTCGTAGACGTCAGTCTTAAATATTGCCAATCTATCGCTCGTTCGTCGTTGAAACAGTTGAACAACCTTGATAATTTAGAGAAAACTCAGAACGCACAGAAGAAGCAAGCAGCTAAGATGGCAGCTGCTGCCGAAACATCAAAGGCGAAAGAAGCGACTAATCAAAGTAGATCAGAGCCAAAAGTTACGACGTCTGTGTCGATGCCGCTACCAGCGGCGGGGAGTGGGCTTCCGAAGATGTCACAACACGAGATGGCAGCAGCCTTCCAAAATTATTTGCCCATGTTGAACGATCCAATGCTCTCCCAACAAACAGCGGCTGCACTATCCCTCTCTTACTTAAGCAACGCCTTAGCGGGCTACACTACCCTGCAAAACACTTTGCAGAACTCCCTCCAAAATTCGCTGCAGAATTCCTTCCAAGCCGAATTCTACCGACAGTTCCTCGGGCAGAGCTTTTCTCCGTACAATGTGCCACCGCCCGTTAAGAAACAAAAACGTGGTCCAAAACCCAAACCGAATCCATTGAGTAATCCTTTGAAGACTTCTCACACTTCAAAATCTCTTAGTGTCTTCACGACTTCGTTATCCAAATCAGTCAGTACGAATACAACTAGCAGTATACCGAAACCTGTCAGCAGCTTGCATAAGCCTACACCCAGTAATTTGCCAAAATCATCAAGCAATCTGCAGAAGTCAACGTCAGCTCCGTTAGCTCCAAGCATGGGGACGGTATTGGCCAGTCTTCCAGCATCGATGACTGCTGGATTAAGCAACTACAATCCGCCCCCTATTTCCTCGCACTCTGTGCCCACACAAGCGCACATGTCTACGGCGTCTACTGTAAATACGGCAATTCACGCAAAGCCACCACAACCTCACCAGCAGGTCAGTCCAGGAAAAACTCTACAGGAGAAACTAGCGGAACGTCAGAAAAATATGCCCGCAATGAGTAAATCTACCCAAAACGTTAGCTCCCAGGAAATTAATGCTTCAATAAGTAGATTGCCGTCATCTTTAACGATTACTAAGACTGGGGTGTCAAAGCAGGCGCCACAGACAGTTATACAAGGCAAAAAGCCAGAGGCTAAGAAGTCACTTTCATTTAATGAGACAGAAACTCGACCTAAACCTACTATATCCTCAGATGAAGTTATCGTGTTGGATGATGATTGA
- the LOC134654779 gene encoding protein unc-50 homolog, whose translation MKYSTSPTPSTSSTYNFPRSTSPLPAPANYQPTTASAAVKRYKYLRRLFKFNQMDFEFAAWQMVYLFVSPQKVFRNFNYRKHTRSQFARDDPAFLVLLSVWLFLSSICFGLGMGLDWGQLVLFIIFVVFVDFIGAGLLVSTFFWYISNKYLRRDAAAPDVEWGYAFDVHINAFFPPLSLLHCLQIVLFNSLLSHDGILPCFVSNTFWLASIIYYLYITFLGYSNLPMLSNTRLFLLPLPALCIAYIASLLMGFNFSHMLKDFYLYRVL comes from the exons ATGAAGTACTCAACATCGCCAACCCCAAGCACATCTTCTACGTATAATTTCCCTCGCAGTACTTCTCCTCTGCCCGCTCCAGCTAACTACCAGCCCACGACGGCCAGCGCAGCGGTCAAGCGGTACAAATACTTGCGGAGACTGTTCAAATTCAATCAGATGGACTTCGAATTCGCGGCGTGGCAAATGGTGTACTTGTTCGTGTCGCCACAGAAAGTTTTCCGGAACTTTAATTATAGGAAAC ATACCAGATCACAGTTTGCCAGAGATGACCCAGCATTCCTTGTATTACTTAGTGTTTGGTTatttt TATCCTCTATCTGTTTCGGGCTGGGCATGGGCCTGGACTGGGGGCAACTGGTGTTGTTCATCATATTTGTAGTCTTTGTGGATTTCATCGGAGCTGGCTTGTTGGTGTCCACTTTCTTTTg GTATATAAGTAACAAGTACTTACGACGCGACGCGGCGGCGCCCGACGTGGAGTGGGGCTACGCCTTCGACGTGCACATCAACGCGTTCTTCCCGCCGCTGTCGCTGCTCCACTGTTTGCAGATCGTGCTGTTCAACA GTCTATTGAGCCACGACGGCATCCTACCTTGCTTCGTGTCCAACACTTTCTGGCTCGCGTCCATCATCTACTACCTCTACATCACTTTCTTGGGATACAGCA ATCTCCCAATGTTGAGCAACACGCGCTTGTTCCTGCTGCCCCTGCCCGCGCTCTGTATCGCGTACATCGCCTCCCTACTCATGGGGTTCAACTTCAGCCATATGCTTAAAGACTTCTACTTGTATAGAGTTCTGTAA